The Cystobacter fuscus DSM 2262 genome includes a region encoding these proteins:
- a CDS encoding sensor histidine kinase: MPSLAELIERNRESLLLRYLEEASRLPSARAVSPQDVIDNLPEYLATLRTSSRDQREDPGYTRRSLEEAHLRRRLRLGYTQEDVKAEFALLGRLLSSLGTSLPPSQQPPAEDTQRLHDWLRAALEHTESVFGERSPEASHRIPPGLGAPQLREAHLRLAIEATGLGTWDYDPLTDVVHADERCLHLLGLPPDATLDYSVHLSALHPEDRERVHQVVQHSLSPTGSGSHQIEFRTVGLRDGIERWLSGNGRALFDENGRAVRLVGTVLDITERVREREATERERKRLTAILESMSEAFLSFDQDWRFTYVNREAERFMGMSREQLLGRDHWEVFPAARGTNVERYYQRVAAERIPLSFENFYIPWQRWFEVHVYPIDEGIAAFFQDITERKHREEEREQLLREQTRLREQAEQALLQSQRAAEVLEHGDPFVLLDRDFRITQVNKNQELISQKRREEELGRILWDVFPAIDNPESAYWREYHRAMNERVPVHFEEYYPPQDLWASVNAYPTAEGGLAVFFRDTTESKRAEQFRERLMGIVSHDLRSPLHAITLAAETLLRRESLSESALARVRRIVQSGERMSRMITDLLDFTRARMGGGIPLQRRPGEMVGLVRTTLEEFDITHPGRIVFSPGQGPYTGEWDLDRLAQVISNLVSNALKHGAGNTPVTVDLREEGQEIVLVVSNQGTPIPESLLPHVFDPFRRSADSSRQGLGLGLYIAQQIVLAHGGSITASSSSVAGTTFSVRLPRGSAPS, translated from the coding sequence ATGCCGTCCCTTGCGGAACTCATCGAGCGGAATCGAGAGTCGCTGCTCCTGCGATACCTCGAGGAGGCCAGTCGGCTTCCGTCCGCCAGGGCCGTGAGCCCCCAGGATGTCATCGACAACCTCCCCGAGTATCTCGCTACCCTGCGCACATCCTCCCGCGATCAGCGCGAGGACCCTGGCTACACACGGCGGAGTCTGGAAGAGGCTCACCTCCGGCGGCGTCTGAGGTTGGGCTACACGCAGGAGGACGTGAAGGCCGAGTTCGCCCTCCTCGGGCGGCTCCTCTCGAGCCTCGGGACGTCCCTCCCTCCCAGCCAGCAGCCCCCTGCCGAGGACACCCAACGGCTCCACGACTGGCTGCGAGCCGCCCTGGAGCACACGGAGTCCGTCTTCGGCGAGCGCTCACCCGAAGCCAGCCACCGCATCCCACCCGGTCTCGGAGCACCGCAGCTGCGTGAGGCGCACCTGCGACTGGCGATCGAGGCCACTGGCCTGGGGACGTGGGACTACGACCCCCTCACCGACGTGGTGCACGCCGACGAGCGCTGCCTGCACCTGCTCGGCCTGCCTCCGGATGCCACCTTGGACTATTCCGTCCACCTCTCCGCGCTGCACCCGGAAGACCGTGAGCGCGTGCATCAGGTGGTGCAGCACTCCTTGAGTCCGACCGGCAGTGGCTCCCATCAAATCGAGTTCCGCACCGTGGGCCTGAGGGACGGTATCGAGCGATGGTTGTCCGGCAACGGGCGGGCCCTCTTCGATGAGAACGGACGGGCGGTGCGCCTCGTCGGCACGGTGCTCGACATCACCGAGCGTGTGCGCGAGCGCGAGGCCACCGAGCGAGAGAGGAAGCGGCTCACGGCCATTCTGGAGAGCATGTCCGAGGCCTTCCTCTCCTTCGATCAGGATTGGCGCTTCACCTATGTCAACCGCGAGGCGGAGCGCTTCATGGGAATGTCGCGCGAGCAGCTGCTGGGCCGCGACCACTGGGAAGTCTTCCCCGCTGCCCGGGGAACGAACGTGGAGCGCTACTACCAGCGCGTGGCCGCCGAGCGCATCCCGCTCTCCTTCGAGAACTTCTACATCCCCTGGCAGCGCTGGTTCGAGGTCCACGTCTACCCCATCGACGAGGGGATCGCCGCCTTCTTCCAGGACATCACCGAACGCAAGCACCGCGAGGAGGAGCGCGAGCAACTGCTACGTGAGCAGACCCGTCTGCGCGAGCAGGCCGAGCAGGCGCTGCTCCAGAGTCAGCGCGCGGCGGAGGTGCTGGAGCATGGGGATCCCTTCGTCCTGCTCGACAGGGACTTCCGCATCACCCAGGTGAACAAGAATCAGGAGCTCATCAGCCAGAAGAGACGCGAGGAGGAGCTCGGCCGTATCCTCTGGGATGTCTTCCCCGCCATCGACAATCCCGAGTCCGCGTACTGGCGTGAGTACCACCGCGCGATGAATGAGCGGGTACCCGTGCACTTCGAGGAGTACTACCCCCCGCAGGATCTCTGGGCGAGCGTGAACGCCTACCCCACCGCGGAGGGCGGGCTGGCCGTGTTCTTCCGGGACACCACCGAGAGCAAGCGCGCCGAGCAGTTCCGCGAGCGGTTGATGGGCATCGTCAGTCACGATCTGCGCAGCCCGCTCCACGCCATCACCCTGGCCGCCGAGACGCTGCTGCGCCGGGAGAGCCTCTCCGAGTCCGCGCTCGCCCGGGTGCGACGCATCGTCCAGAGCGGGGAGCGCATGTCGAGGATGATCACCGACCTGCTCGACTTCACCCGCGCCCGGATGGGCGGAGGCATTCCCCTGCAGCGCCGGCCCGGAGAGATGGTGGGGTTGGTTCGCACCACGCTCGAGGAGTTCGACATCACGCACCCGGGCCGCATCGTGTTCTCCCCTGGCCAGGGTCCCTACACCGGAGAGTGGGATCTGGATCGGCTCGCCCAGGTCATCTCCAACCTCGTGAGCAACGCGTTGAAGCACGGGGCCGGGAACACCCCGGTGACGGTGGACCTCCGCGAAGAGGGCCAGGAGATCGTCCTCGTGGTGAGCAACCAGGGCACGCCCATCCCCGAGTCGCTGCTGCCCCATGTCTTCGATCCCTTCCGCCGCTCCGCGGACAGCTCGCGCCAGGGGTTGGGCTTGGGGCTCTACATCGCGCAGCAGATCGTCCTGGCCCACGGGGGCTCCATCACCGCGAGCTCCAGCTCGGTCGCGGGCACGACCTTCTCCGTGCGGCTGCCCCGCGGCTCCGCCCCGTCCTGA
- a CDS encoding toxin-antitoxin system YwqK family antitoxin has product MPTEFIEKDERGRVRERYFEDDEGRLEGVAATYDEDGRLVQESHWRAGLLHGPTSLYGSDGQVVQRVMFADGQLHGPAELQDEQGRFRMQLGFHEGRTHGELLAWRDGQPLMKHTLEEDRPEGPLELYEEGKLTRRVLFERGWPLEQGQPAEQDSRGPGPEASADRPAEQERQAGEQPPGWLQSWLRGGGGS; this is encoded by the coding sequence GTGCCAACGGAATTCATCGAGAAGGACGAGCGGGGGCGGGTGCGCGAGCGCTACTTCGAGGACGACGAGGGCCGGCTGGAGGGAGTGGCGGCCACCTATGACGAGGACGGCCGGCTCGTCCAGGAATCGCACTGGCGCGCGGGCCTGCTGCACGGGCCCACGAGCCTCTACGGCTCCGACGGCCAGGTGGTGCAGCGGGTCATGTTCGCGGACGGCCAGCTCCACGGGCCGGCGGAACTCCAGGACGAGCAGGGGCGCTTCCGCATGCAGCTCGGATTCCATGAGGGCAGGACGCACGGCGAGCTGCTCGCCTGGCGGGATGGCCAGCCGCTGATGAAGCACACCCTCGAGGAGGACAGGCCCGAGGGTCCGCTCGAGCTCTATGAGGAAGGCAAGCTCACCCGCCGGGTGCTCTTCGAGCGGGGATGGCCCCTGGAGCAGGGACAGCCCGCGGAGCAGGACTCGAGGGGACCTGGACCGGAGGCCAGCGCGGACAGGCCCGCGGAGCAGGAACGACAAGCAGGGGAGCAACCCCCTGGATGGCTCCAGAGCTGGCTCCGAGGAGGCGGTGGTTCCTGA
- a CDS encoding nuclear transport factor 2 family protein: protein MEHKRFFDEMFAHVDALDARGFSSFFTEGGVFRFGNNEPVSGRGRIEDFIAGFFSAIGGISHQFQNCWTLEDRAFANGLVTYVRKDGSKLTVPWATISRFEGGKLAEYNAYVDASKLFNP from the coding sequence ATGGAGCACAAGCGATTCTTCGACGAGATGTTCGCGCACGTGGATGCGCTCGACGCCCGCGGCTTCTCGTCGTTCTTCACCGAGGGGGGCGTCTTCCGTTTTGGCAACAACGAGCCGGTTTCGGGCCGCGGCCGCATCGAGGACTTCATCGCCGGGTTCTTCTCGGCCATCGGCGGCATCAGCCACCAGTTCCAGAACTGCTGGACTCTGGAGGACCGCGCCTTCGCCAACGGGCTGGTGACCTACGTGCGCAAGGATGGGAGCAAGCTCACGGTGCCGTGGGCGACCATCTCCCGCTTCGAAGGCGGCAAGCTGGCCGAGTACAACGCATACGTCGACGCGTCGAAGCTCTTCAACCCGTAA
- a CDS encoding TetR/AcrR family transcriptional regulator C-terminal domain-containing protein, which produces MKRSDGREPDMEPEGAAPRRGRPRGGPRLTREKVLEAALTLVDRGGTEALSMRSLAAELGVDAMSLYNHVANKDAVLDGIAELFLGRIGLPEPTGDWRTDVRALAAAFRHAAAQHPQAAPLVLTRQLESFKGLVGTESTLGLLHAAGFPPEEAVHALRTVLAFLVGTLLREVSSGPTFSGQNLEGLVERRAELENSGFPHVARAAPHLAACNHEAEFDFGMDLLVAALEQRARARRPTATSADRRTRKPR; this is translated from the coding sequence ATGAAGCGTTCCGACGGGCGTGAACCCGACATGGAGCCGGAGGGCGCGGCGCCGCGGCGCGGACGGCCGAGGGGAGGTCCCCGGCTCACGCGGGAGAAGGTCCTCGAGGCCGCCTTGACGCTCGTGGACCGTGGCGGGACCGAGGCGCTGAGCATGCGGAGCCTCGCCGCGGAACTCGGCGTGGACGCGATGAGCCTCTACAACCATGTCGCCAACAAGGATGCGGTCCTCGACGGAATCGCGGAGCTGTTCCTGGGACGCATCGGCCTGCCCGAGCCTACCGGTGACTGGCGCACGGATGTCCGCGCGCTCGCGGCGGCCTTCCGCCACGCGGCGGCCCAGCACCCCCAGGCCGCCCCGCTGGTGCTCACACGTCAGCTCGAGTCCTTCAAGGGCCTCGTGGGCACGGAGTCAACGCTCGGACTGCTGCATGCGGCCGGTTTTCCACCGGAAGAGGCCGTCCATGCCCTGAGGACCGTCCTCGCCTTCCTGGTCGGGACGCTCCTGCGCGAGGTGTCCTCCGGGCCGACCTTCAGCGGCCAGAACCTCGAGGGCCTGGTGGAGCGCCGTGCGGAACTCGAGAATTCCGGCTTCCCCCACGTGGCCCGGGCCGCGCCCCACCTGGCCGCGTGCAATCACGAGGCGGAGTTCGACTTCGGCATGGACTTGCTGGTGGCCGCGCTCGAACAGCGGGCGCGCGCCCGACGACCCACCGCGACGAGCGCGGACCGCCGAACGCGGAAACCACGGTAG
- a CDS encoding DUF692 domain-containing protein — protein MTTSHARRHGLTPLGAGIGLRREFHELLPRTARALDWVEFVSESFLTLGGRAQRALDACAERWPVIPHGVGLDIGGPEPLNEDYMTRLAALVERVDSPFFSDHLCYARLGGVYLHDLLPLPFSEEAVEHVVPRVREVMARVERPFLLENITYYAHMPGRTLSEAAFLRAVVEEADCGLLLDVNNVYVNARNHGYDPRAFLDALPLERVVQVHLAGHTELPDMLIDSHGDTVRDEVWSLYQYLLARTGPVSTLIEWDQDIPSLEAVLDEADRARAVLGALGER, from the coding sequence ATGACCACGAGCCATGCACGAAGACATGGATTGACGCCGCTGGGAGCCGGTATCGGGCTGCGGCGGGAATTCCATGAGCTACTCCCCCGCACCGCGCGGGCACTGGACTGGGTGGAGTTCGTCTCCGAGAGCTTCCTCACCTTGGGCGGCCGCGCGCAACGGGCGCTGGATGCCTGCGCCGAGCGCTGGCCAGTGATTCCCCACGGGGTGGGACTCGACATCGGCGGGCCCGAGCCCCTGAACGAGGATTACATGACCCGGCTCGCGGCGCTGGTGGAGCGGGTGGACTCCCCCTTCTTCTCCGACCACCTGTGCTACGCGCGCCTGGGCGGGGTGTACCTGCACGACCTGCTGCCGCTGCCCTTCTCCGAGGAGGCGGTGGAGCACGTGGTGCCACGAGTCCGCGAGGTGATGGCGAGGGTGGAGCGACCCTTCCTGCTGGAGAACATCACCTACTACGCACACATGCCCGGGCGCACCCTGTCCGAGGCCGCCTTCCTCCGGGCAGTGGTCGAGGAGGCCGACTGCGGCCTGCTGCTCGATGTGAACAACGTGTACGTGAACGCGCGCAACCACGGCTACGACCCGAGGGCCTTCCTGGACGCACTGCCACTGGAGCGGGTGGTGCAGGTCCATCTGGCCGGCCACACGGAATTGCCAGACATGCTCATCGACAGCCACGGAGACACCGTCCGCGACGAGGTGTGGTCGCTCTACCAGTATCTCCTGGCACGCACCGGCCCGGTGTCGACGCTCATCGAGTGGGACCAGGACATCCCGTCGCTGGAGGCCGTGCTGGACGAGGCGGACCGGGCGCGTGCGGTGCTCGGAGCCCTGGGAGAACGGTGA
- a CDS encoding RICIN domain-containing protein, with translation MMSRMLSVAVVAAMTTLGLSTSARAESTPLVITLKDSPQVVTLGGGPEGKEGAAVVLTPNKAQPGQGFWLKPVGKPEDKTFNIVSQANQLCVDVENGSREDGAAIIQKPCNGADCQVFRVSDRGADGHRELRNEFSGKCLVASPGKDSKLIQAACTGQDNQRFRISPPR, from the coding sequence ATGATGAGCCGGATGCTGTCGGTGGCGGTGGTTGCCGCCATGACGACCCTGGGACTCAGCACCTCGGCACGAGCCGAGTCCACTCCCCTCGTCATCACCCTGAAGGACAGCCCCCAGGTGGTGACCCTTGGCGGTGGCCCGGAGGGGAAGGAGGGAGCGGCCGTCGTGCTGACCCCCAACAAGGCCCAGCCCGGCCAGGGCTTCTGGCTCAAGCCGGTCGGGAAGCCCGAGGACAAGACGTTCAACATCGTCTCCCAGGCGAACCAACTGTGCGTGGACGTCGAGAACGGAAGCCGTGAGGACGGAGCCGCGATCATCCAGAAGCCGTGCAATGGCGCGGACTGCCAGGTGTTCCGCGTGAGCGACAGGGGCGCGGATGGGCACCGGGAGCTTCGCAACGAGTTCAGCGGCAAATGTCTGGTGGCCTCACCCGGCAAGGACTCCAAGCTCATCCAGGCCGCGTGCACCGGCCAGGACAATCAACGATTCCGCATAAGCCCCCCGCGCTAG
- a CDS encoding HvfC/BufC N-terminal domain-containing protein yields the protein MPGLQHFFESMRTYLAEPGATGLERLYAAHPGWEAPRARVALYGRFVRHHVADGVEKLFPLVRRCVGEAAWEELVRGYFVTGPARHYELNRLGEHFPDFLSDKAPERGLPAWVPELARFEWTDFAVYTSEERVPVTVERLSPNPTLAVLRHSCRLCAFVRGGAQGEPRSGEELALLWRHPRDLVSLYMAADDVALLALKIAVEGLAPAEVAVATGVAESDIRAAVERCVADGLVLTP from the coding sequence ATGCCGGGCCTCCAGCATTTCTTCGAGTCCATGAGGACATACCTGGCGGAGCCCGGTGCGACGGGACTGGAGCGGCTGTACGCGGCGCACCCCGGGTGGGAGGCACCGCGCGCGCGGGTGGCTTTGTATGGGCGCTTCGTGCGCCACCACGTGGCGGATGGAGTGGAGAAACTCTTCCCACTGGTGCGGCGATGCGTGGGCGAGGCCGCCTGGGAAGAACTGGTGCGGGGTTACTTCGTCACCGGGCCCGCACGGCACTACGAACTCAATCGCCTGGGAGAGCACTTCCCGGACTTCCTCTCGGACAAGGCGCCGGAACGTGGGCTGCCCGCGTGGGTGCCGGAGCTGGCGCGCTTCGAGTGGACGGACTTCGCGGTGTACACCTCGGAGGAGCGGGTGCCAGTGACGGTGGAGCGGCTCTCGCCCAATCCCACGCTCGCGGTGCTGCGGCACTCCTGTCGGCTATGTGCCTTCGTCCGAGGTGGCGCGCAAGGCGAGCCGCGGTCGGGCGAGGAGCTGGCGCTGCTGTGGCGCCACCCGCGAGACCTGGTGTCCCTGTATATGGCCGCGGATGACGTGGCGTTGCTGGCCCTGAAGATAGCGGTGGAGGGGCTGGCTCCGGCCGAGGTGGCCGTGGCCACGGGAGTGGCGGAATCCGACATCCGCGCAGCGGTGGAGCGCTGCGTGGCGGATGGGCTGGTTCTCACCCCCTGA
- the tssG gene encoding type VI secretion system baseplate subunit TssG — MEEMAPHGRRRAPGVAQELFESGHRFDFFQAMRLLRLLRPREPVRLRASVELAFPASDIVQVMPPASPGGAPEMTVAFLGLGGVQGPLPRPFAQQLRDRTRVGDTGLRDFLDIFHHRLLSLLYQGRVRRRVWLEPGVPEAHDVARYLYALMGLGTRGTRGRLEVEDRRLLRYAGLLAHRPVSLEALRAMLSDALGVGVRPRAPRGAWMELEEEQRTRLGPTGRNQRLGQGAVLGGRAWLEQAGLELELGPLSWRRYVDLLPGGRGLGTLRSLTRFALGPGPEVRLVLAVRSGDIPEQPLGAPSGSRLGWTSWLRARPGRQGTQAVALSPRHMSAHGAREDGT; from the coding sequence ATGGAAGAGATGGCCCCCCATGGCCGGCGACGCGCCCCTGGTGTAGCCCAGGAGCTCTTCGAGTCTGGCCACCGCTTCGACTTCTTCCAGGCGATGCGCCTGCTGCGCCTGCTCCGCCCGAGGGAGCCGGTGCGGCTGCGCGCCTCGGTGGAGCTGGCCTTCCCCGCCAGCGACATCGTCCAGGTGATGCCGCCCGCGAGTCCCGGGGGCGCGCCGGAGATGACGGTGGCCTTCCTCGGCCTGGGCGGGGTGCAGGGGCCGCTGCCGAGGCCCTTTGCCCAGCAGCTCCGGGACAGGACGCGCGTGGGGGACACGGGCCTGCGCGACTTCCTGGACATCTTCCACCACCGGCTGCTGTCGCTGCTGTACCAGGGGCGGGTGCGGCGCCGGGTGTGGCTGGAGCCGGGCGTGCCCGAGGCCCATGACGTGGCCCGCTATCTGTATGCGCTCATGGGCCTGGGCACCCGGGGCACGCGCGGACGGCTGGAGGTGGAGGATCGGCGGCTGCTGCGCTACGCGGGTCTGCTGGCGCACCGGCCCGTGTCCCTCGAGGCCCTGCGGGCGATGCTCTCGGACGCGCTGGGCGTGGGGGTGAGGCCGCGGGCGCCTCGGGGCGCGTGGATGGAACTGGAGGAGGAGCAGCGCACGCGCCTGGGCCCCACCGGACGCAACCAGCGGCTCGGCCAGGGCGCGGTGCTCGGCGGGCGCGCCTGGCTGGAGCAGGCGGGCCTGGAGCTGGAGCTGGGCCCTCTCTCCTGGCGCCGCTATGTGGATCTGCTGCCCGGTGGCCGGGGACTGGGCACCTTGCGCTCGCTCACCCGCTTCGCGCTGGGCCCGGGGCCCGAGGTGCGGCTGGTGCTGGCGGTGCGCTCCGGAGACATCCCCGAGCAACCCCTGGGCGCTCCGAGCGGCTCGCGCCTGGGGTGGACGTCCTGGCTGAGGGCAAGGCCCGGCCGGCAGGGAACCCAGGCGGTGGCGCTTTCGCCCCGTCACATGTCCGCGCACGGCGCGCGGGAGGATGGAACATGA
- a CDS encoding type VI secretion system Vgr family protein, whose protein sequence is MRSGYTQDNVYLSVTTPLGKDVLLLHGFQGEEALSRPFHFTLELHSERLDVDFSRVVGKGAAISLAQRTGGERFFHGIITRFVQAGTFGDFTRYIAELRPWFWLLTLNRDSRIFQNLTVPQLLQQLFQEQGFTDFRLALRRTYTPREYCVQHQESAFDFASRLMEDEGIFYFFEHTKDRHTLVLADDVAAHEPCPGPGMAKVQGHLGEARTEDAITGCELEQQVVPGRYALGDYFFETPSTRLQAQVKGRVKGKEGRQEQYEYPGAFTRRDVGEQRGRIRLEAHEAQARTLRGQGHVRWFIPGYRFTLAEHERQDINGAYVLCWVSHLATVEAYSNSFEAIPAATPYRPPRVTPRPVVHGVQSARVVGKAGEEIWTDRFGRVKVQFHWDREGQKDERSSCWMRVAQGQAGKGWGHFFLPHVGQEVLVTFLDGDPDRPIVTGSVYNAEQVVPYPLPAGQTRSTVRGDASGGGQPNELRFEDKKGAEELYLHARRDMDVSVERDSVTEIQGNCTIRVRGNLTLDVRGSIDVKAGRNLTQEAKMSLKSIAGMNLTQKAKLALESSAGTLLRHSSKLMMMADAQTLISNVKLMHMLKATPLMILGPMIPLPMGGPPLPPIPPTP, encoded by the coding sequence ATGAGGTCGGGATACACGCAGGACAACGTCTACCTCTCCGTCACCACGCCCCTGGGCAAGGACGTGCTGCTGCTGCACGGCTTCCAGGGCGAGGAGGCCCTCTCCCGTCCCTTCCACTTCACGCTGGAGCTGCATTCCGAGCGGCTCGACGTGGACTTCTCGCGGGTGGTGGGCAAGGGCGCCGCCATCTCCCTGGCGCAACGCACGGGCGGCGAGCGGTTCTTCCACGGCATCATCACCCGCTTCGTCCAGGCCGGCACCTTCGGGGACTTCACCCGGTACATCGCCGAGCTGCGCCCCTGGTTCTGGCTGCTCACCCTCAACCGTGACAGCCGCATCTTCCAGAACCTGACGGTGCCGCAACTCCTCCAGCAGCTCTTCCAGGAGCAGGGCTTCACCGACTTCCGGCTGGCGTTGCGGCGCACGTACACGCCTCGCGAGTACTGCGTGCAGCACCAGGAGTCCGCCTTCGACTTCGCCTCACGGCTGATGGAGGACGAGGGCATCTTCTACTTCTTCGAGCACACGAAGGACCGGCACACGCTGGTGCTGGCGGACGATGTGGCGGCCCATGAGCCCTGCCCGGGTCCCGGGATGGCGAAGGTCCAGGGGCACCTGGGTGAGGCGCGGACGGAGGACGCCATCACCGGGTGCGAGCTGGAGCAGCAGGTGGTACCCGGACGCTACGCCCTGGGGGACTACTTCTTCGAGACGCCGTCCACCCGGCTGCAAGCGCAGGTGAAGGGCAGGGTGAAGGGCAAGGAGGGGCGCCAGGAGCAGTACGAATACCCCGGCGCCTTCACCCGCCGGGACGTGGGCGAGCAGCGCGGCCGGATCCGCCTGGAGGCGCACGAGGCGCAGGCCCGGACGCTGCGAGGCCAGGGTCACGTGCGCTGGTTCATCCCTGGCTACCGCTTCACCCTCGCCGAGCACGAGCGCCAGGACATCAATGGAGCGTACGTGCTGTGCTGGGTGTCTCACCTGGCGACGGTGGAGGCCTATAGCAACAGCTTCGAGGCCATCCCCGCCGCCACGCCCTACCGTCCGCCTCGCGTCACGCCGCGGCCGGTGGTTCACGGCGTGCAGAGCGCCCGGGTGGTGGGCAAGGCGGGCGAGGAGATCTGGACGGACCGGTTCGGCCGCGTGAAGGTCCAGTTCCACTGGGATCGGGAGGGCCAGAAGGACGAGCGCAGCTCGTGTTGGATGAGGGTGGCGCAGGGCCAGGCGGGCAAGGGCTGGGGCCACTTCTTCCTGCCACACGTGGGCCAGGAGGTGCTGGTCACCTTCCTGGATGGGGATCCGGATCGGCCCATCGTCACCGGCTCCGTCTACAACGCCGAGCAGGTGGTGCCCTATCCGTTGCCCGCCGGGCAGACCCGGAGCACCGTACGCGGGGATGCCTCCGGCGGGGGACAGCCCAATGAGTTGCGTTTCGAGGACAAGAAGGGCGCGGAGGAGCTCTATCTGCACGCCCGCCGGGACATGGACGTGTCCGTGGAGCGCGACAGCGTGACGGAGATCCAGGGCAACTGCACCATCCGGGTCCGGGGCAACCTCACCCTGGACGTGCGGGGCTCCATCGACGTCAAGGCGGGAAGGAACCTCACGCAGGAAGCGAAGATGTCGCTCAAGAGCATCGCGGGGATGAACCTCACCCAGAAGGCGAAGCTGGCCCTGGAGAGCTCGGCGGGCACGCTGCTGCGGCACAGCTCCAAGCTCATGATGATGGCCGATGCCCAGACGTTGATCAGCAACGTCAAGCTCATGCACATGCTCAAGGCGACGCCCCTGATGATCCTGGGCCCGATGATTCCGCTTCCGATGGGAGGGCCTCCGCTCCCGCCGATTCCGCCCACCCCCTGA
- a CDS encoding ester cyclase has protein sequence MPTEQVREARQKLVLNHFHDEVKQNWDDVLSTFPNPRYELIPTLTVHDGDSMVRRYYRDTRIAFPDQHHEIIALRHSDDAVIVEFWLMGTHLGPLGQIPATGNSFRVRMTAYFIFDATETLVCERVYFDTLSILKQLVGGLDMKQPKNWLLAAQCLKGLLAMSSDKPVPSLTETTPPTFNA, from the coding sequence ATGCCCACCGAGCAAGTCCGCGAGGCACGGCAGAAGCTGGTGTTGAACCACTTCCACGACGAGGTGAAGCAGAACTGGGATGACGTCCTGTCGACCTTCCCGAACCCCCGTTACGAGCTGATCCCCACCCTGACGGTGCACGACGGCGACAGCATGGTGCGCAGGTACTACCGCGACACCCGCATCGCGTTCCCAGATCAGCACCACGAGATCATCGCGCTGCGGCACAGCGACGACGCCGTCATCGTCGAATTCTGGTTGATGGGCACCCACCTGGGTCCGCTGGGCCAGATTCCCGCCACCGGGAACTCGTTCCGGGTGCGCATGACGGCGTACTTCATCTTCGACGCGACCGAGACGCTGGTCTGCGAGCGCGTCTACTTCGACACCCTCAGCATCCTCAAGCAGCTCGTCGGCGGCCTCGACATGAAGCAACCGAAGAACTGGCTCCTCGCCGCCCAATGCCTCAAGGGACTCCTGGCGATGTCCAGCGACAAGCCGGTCCCCTCCCTGACCGAGACCACCCCGCCCACCTTCAACGCATAG